One Thauera sp. K11 DNA window includes the following coding sequences:
- a CDS encoding glucokinase gives MRSGSSDTFPRLVGDIGGTNARFALVTAPGGDLQGVRTLPCADFAGPAEAIGHYLAASGLPPPRCGGFGIANPVDGDVVHMTNRDWAFSIGALREALRLERLEVFNDFTALALALPVLRGPDLLQVGGGAPAAHRAVGLLGAGTGLGVSGLVPCGTDYVPLEGEGGHVTLAASDAKEAALIAWLAARHPHVSAERVLSGRGLAALYEAHAALRGEAAEPLAPEEISARALAGGSPPCAAALDSFCAFFGTVAADLALTLGARGGIYIGGGIVPRLGEFFVRSRFRARFEHKGRFGAYLAAIPTYVIRAPHAGLVGAARALERRLGGDGR, from the coding sequence ATGCGATCAGGCTCTTCCGACACCTTTCCGCGCCTCGTCGGCGACATCGGCGGCACCAATGCGCGCTTTGCGCTGGTGACCGCGCCGGGCGGCGATCTGCAGGGCGTCCGCACCCTGCCCTGCGCCGACTTTGCGGGGCCGGCCGAGGCGATCGGGCACTACCTGGCGGCGAGCGGCCTGCCGCCGCCGCGTTGTGGCGGGTTCGGCATCGCCAATCCGGTGGACGGCGACGTGGTGCATATGACGAACCGCGACTGGGCGTTCTCCATCGGCGCGCTGCGCGAGGCGCTGCGCCTGGAGCGGCTGGAGGTGTTCAACGATTTCACCGCGCTGGCGCTGGCGCTGCCGGTGCTGCGGGGGCCGGACCTGCTGCAGGTCGGCGGCGGCGCGCCGGCCGCGCACCGCGCCGTCGGCCTGCTCGGCGCCGGCACGGGACTGGGCGTTTCTGGCCTGGTGCCGTGCGGGACGGACTACGTGCCGCTGGAGGGTGAAGGCGGGCATGTGACGCTGGCGGCCAGCGACGCGAAGGAGGCGGCGCTGATCGCCTGGCTGGCGGCCCGCCATCCGCACGTGTCGGCGGAGCGCGTGCTGTCGGGGCGGGGGCTGGCGGCGCTGTACGAGGCGCATGCGGCGCTGCGCGGCGAGGCGGCGGAGCCGCTGGCGCCGGAGGAGATCAGCGCGCGCGCGCTTGCCGGCGGTTCGCCGCCGTGCGCGGCGGCGCTGGACAGCTTCTGCGCCTTCTTCGGCACGGTGGCCGCGGACCTGGCGCTGACGCTGGGGGCGCGCGGCGGCATCTACATCGGCGGCGGCATCGTTCCCCGGCTGGGCGAGTTCTTCGTGCGCTCGCGCTTTCGCGCGCGCTTCGAGCACAAGGGCCGCTTCGGCGCCTACCTCGCCGCGATTCCGACCTACGTCATCCGCGCGCCCCATGCGGGCCTGGTCGGCGCCGCCCGCGCGCTCGAGCGCAGGCTGGGCGGCGACGGCCGCTGA
- a CDS encoding potassium-transporting ATPase subunit F, whose translation MSTFHLVALGLVAGLVIYLLLVLFHPEDYS comes from the coding sequence GTGAGCACGTTCCACCTCGTCGCGCTGGGCCTCGTCGCCGGCCTCGTGATCTACCTGCTGCTGGTGCTGTTCCATCCGGAGGACTACTCATGA
- the kdpA gene encoding potassium-transporting ATPase subunit KdpA, translating into MTANAILQAGLYVLALLALAWPLGLYMARVFEGGPPAFARWLAPLERGLLRLAGVQADEDMGWRRYALAVLLFNFAGLVAVYGLQRLQGWLPLNPQALAGVPADLAFNTAASFATNTNWQSYSGEATMSYLTQMLGLTVQNFVSAATGIAVLLALARGFVRREAAGLGNFWVDMTRATLYVLLPLSVVLAVVLAGQGVVQTFSPYAEVARVETVSYPETAAGADGRPATREVRAATQTLPLGPAASQIAIKQLGTNGGGFFGVNSAHPFENPTPLSNFLEMLAILLIPAALCVTFGRMVRDDRQGFTLLAAMTLVFVALMAVCVGAEQAGNPLFERAGADTAASDLQAGGNMEGKEARFGIAGSAMWATVTTAASNGSVNAMHDSFTPLGGMAPMWLMQLGEVIFGGAGSGLYGMLVFALVAVFVAGLMIGRTPEYLGKKIEAFEIKMAAVALLAPSAAVLVGTAVAVLVEPGRAAVANPGTHGFSEILYAFSSAANNNGSAFAGLGSNNLFYNLALGFCMLVARYWVIVPVLAIAGALAAKKSVPASGGTLPTHGPLFAGLLIAIVAVVGALTFLPALALGPVAEHLQMMAR; encoded by the coding sequence ATGACCGCCAACGCCATCCTGCAGGCAGGCTTGTACGTGCTGGCGCTGCTGGCGCTGGCGTGGCCGCTGGGCCTGTACATGGCCCGCGTGTTCGAAGGCGGGCCGCCGGCCTTCGCGCGCTGGCTCGCCCCGCTCGAACGCGGTCTCCTTCGCCTTGCCGGGGTGCAGGCGGACGAGGACATGGGCTGGCGCCGCTACGCGCTGGCCGTGCTGCTGTTCAACTTCGCCGGCCTCGTCGCGGTATATGGGCTGCAGCGGCTGCAGGGCTGGCTGCCGCTCAATCCGCAGGCGCTGGCCGGCGTGCCGGCCGATCTCGCCTTCAACACGGCGGCGAGCTTCGCGACCAATACCAACTGGCAGAGCTACAGTGGCGAGGCGACGATGTCCTACCTCACGCAGATGCTCGGCCTGACGGTGCAGAACTTCGTTTCGGCGGCCACCGGCATCGCGGTGCTGCTGGCGCTCGCGCGCGGCTTCGTCCGGCGCGAGGCCGCGGGGCTGGGCAATTTCTGGGTGGACATGACCCGCGCCACGCTCTACGTGCTGCTGCCGCTGTCCGTGGTGCTGGCGGTGGTCCTCGCCGGCCAGGGCGTGGTGCAGACCTTTTCGCCCTATGCCGAGGTCGCCCGCGTCGAGACGGTGAGCTACCCGGAAACGGCCGCCGGCGCGGATGGCCGGCCGGCGACACGGGAAGTCCGGGCCGCCACGCAGACGCTCCCGCTCGGCCCCGCCGCCTCGCAGATCGCGATCAAGCAGCTCGGCACCAACGGCGGCGGCTTCTTCGGGGTGAATTCGGCGCACCCGTTCGAGAATCCGACGCCGCTGTCGAACTTCCTCGAGATGCTGGCGATCCTGCTGATTCCGGCGGCGTTGTGCGTCACCTTCGGCCGCATGGTGCGCGACGACCGCCAGGGCTTCACGCTGCTCGCGGCGATGACGCTGGTGTTCGTGGCGCTGATGGCAGTGTGCGTCGGCGCGGAGCAGGCCGGCAACCCGCTGTTCGAGCGTGCGGGGGCGGACACCGCGGCCTCGGACCTGCAGGCCGGCGGCAACATGGAGGGCAAGGAGGCGCGCTTCGGCATCGCCGGTTCGGCGATGTGGGCCACCGTCACCACGGCGGCTTCGAACGGTTCGGTCAACGCGATGCACGATTCCTTCACGCCGCTGGGCGGCATGGCGCCGATGTGGCTGATGCAACTGGGCGAGGTGATCTTCGGCGGCGCCGGCTCCGGCCTCTACGGCATGCTGGTGTTCGCGCTGGTGGCGGTGTTCGTCGCCGGCCTGATGATCGGCCGCACGCCGGAATACCTGGGCAAGAAGATCGAAGCCTTCGAGATCAAGATGGCGGCCGTCGCGCTGCTCGCGCCATCGGCGGCGGTGCTGGTCGGCACCGCGGTCGCGGTGCTGGTGGAGCCCGGCAGAGCCGCCGTCGCCAACCCCGGCACGCACGGTTTCTCGGAAATCCTCTACGCCTTCTCGTCGGCGGCCAACAACAACGGCAGCGCCTTCGCCGGCCTGGGCAGCAACAACCTCTTCTACAACCTGGCGCTCGGCTTTTGCATGCTCGTCGCCCGCTACTGGGTGATCGTGCCGGTGCTGGCGATCGCCGGCGCGCTGGCGGCGAAGAAGAGCGTGCCGGCCTCAGGCGGCACCCTGCCGACGCACGGGCCGCTGTTCGCCGGCCTGCTGATCGCGATCGTGGCCGTGGTCGGGGCGCTGACCTTCCTGCCGGCGCTGGCGCTCGGTCCGGTCGCCGAGCACCTGCAGATGATGGCGCGCTGA
- the kdpB gene encoding potassium-transporting ATPase subunit KdpB: MNAFLSMFDRKLVLDAVIESFKRLSPRHQLRNPVMFVVWLGSLLTTALFVQALRGEGEAPAGFIFAVALWLWFTVLFANFAEAVAEGRGKAQAAALRGLRKTVWAKKLAEPKYGARSVVCQSEDLRRGDVVLVAAGETIPGDGVVIEGVASVDESAITGESAPVIRESGGDFSAVTGGTRVLSDWLVIRVEVNPGETFLDRMIAMVEGAQRKKTPNEIALTILLVFFTLIFLLAVATLLPFSAFAVEASGSGRVVTVTALTALLVCLIPTTIGGLLSAIGVAGMGRMMAKKVIATSGRAVEAAGDVDVLLLDKTGTITLGNRQAHAFVPAHGVSERQLAEAALMGSLADETPEGRSIVALAKEKLHTRGRDIAAEGASFVHFSAQTRMSGIDWNGRSIRKGAAEALRAHVERLGGSLPREVAGAVEEIGRRGATPLVVAEGTRVLGAVELKDIVKGGIRERFAELRRMGIKTVMITGDNRLTAAAIAAEAGVDDFLAEATPEAKLRLIRDYQQGGRLVAMTGDGTNDAPALAQADVAVAMNSGTQAAKEAGNMVDLDSNPTKLIEIVETGKQMLMTRGALTTFSIANDVAKYFAIIPALFVATYPELGALNVMGLATPDSAILSAVIFNALVIVALIPLALKGVAYRPLGAAALLRRNLAVYGLGGLVVPFAGIKAIDLVLSGLHLV; this comes from the coding sequence ATGAACGCATTCCTTTCGATGTTCGACCGCAAGCTGGTGCTCGACGCCGTGATCGAGTCCTTCAAGCGGTTGTCGCCGCGCCACCAGTTGCGCAACCCGGTGATGTTCGTGGTCTGGCTGGGCAGCCTGCTGACCACCGCGCTCTTCGTCCAGGCGCTGCGCGGCGAGGGCGAAGCGCCGGCCGGCTTCATCTTCGCGGTGGCGTTGTGGCTGTGGTTCACCGTGCTGTTCGCCAACTTCGCCGAGGCGGTCGCCGAAGGCCGCGGCAAGGCCCAGGCGGCGGCGCTGCGCGGCCTGCGCAAGACGGTGTGGGCGAAGAAGCTCGCCGAGCCGAAGTACGGCGCCAGGTCCGTGGTCTGCCAGTCCGAAGACCTGCGCCGCGGCGACGTGGTGCTGGTCGCTGCCGGCGAGACGATCCCGGGCGACGGCGTCGTCATCGAGGGCGTGGCCTCGGTAGACGAGTCGGCCATCACCGGCGAATCGGCCCCGGTGATCCGCGAGTCCGGCGGCGATTTCTCGGCGGTGACCGGCGGTACCCGGGTGCTGTCGGACTGGCTGGTGATCCGCGTCGAGGTGAATCCCGGCGAAACCTTCCTCGACCGCATGATCGCCATGGTCGAGGGCGCGCAGCGCAAGAAGACGCCCAACGAGATCGCGCTGACCATCCTGCTGGTGTTCTTCACGCTCATCTTCCTGCTCGCGGTGGCGACCCTGCTGCCGTTCTCCGCGTTCGCGGTCGAGGCCAGCGGCAGCGGCCGCGTCGTCACCGTGACCGCGCTCACCGCGCTGCTGGTGTGCCTGATCCCGACCACCATCGGCGGCCTGCTGTCGGCGATCGGCGTCGCCGGCATGGGGCGGATGATGGCGAAGAAGGTCATCGCCACCTCCGGCCGCGCGGTCGAGGCGGCGGGCGACGTCGATGTGCTGCTGCTCGACAAGACCGGCACGATCACGCTCGGCAACCGCCAGGCGCACGCCTTCGTGCCCGCCCACGGCGTGAGCGAGCGCCAACTGGCCGAAGCGGCGCTGATGGGTTCGCTCGCCGACGAGACGCCCGAAGGCCGCTCCATCGTCGCGCTGGCGAAGGAGAAACTGCACACCCGCGGGCGCGACATCGCCGCCGAGGGGGCCAGCTTCGTGCACTTCAGCGCGCAGACGCGCATGAGCGGCATCGACTGGAACGGCCGTTCGATCCGCAAGGGCGCGGCCGAGGCGCTGCGCGCGCACGTCGAGCGCCTGGGCGGCAGCCTGCCGCGCGAAGTCGCCGGCGCCGTCGAGGAGATCGGCCGCCGCGGCGCCACGCCGCTGGTGGTGGCCGAGGGCACCCGCGTGCTCGGCGCCGTCGAACTCAAGGACATCGTCAAGGGCGGTATCCGGGAGCGTTTCGCCGAGCTGCGCCGGATGGGCATCAAGACGGTGATGATCACCGGAGACAACCGGCTGACCGCCGCCGCCATCGCCGCCGAGGCCGGCGTCGACGACTTTCTCGCCGAGGCCACGCCGGAAGCCAAGCTGCGCCTGATCCGCGACTACCAGCAGGGCGGCCGCCTGGTCGCCATGACCGGCGACGGCACCAACGACGCGCCGGCGCTGGCGCAGGCCGACGTCGCGGTGGCGATGAACAGCGGCACGCAGGCGGCGAAGGAGGCGGGCAACATGGTCGACCTCGACTCCAACCCGACCAAGCTCATCGAGATCGTCGAGACCGGCAAGCAGATGCTGATGACGCGCGGCGCGCTGACGACCTTCTCGATCGCCAACGACGTCGCCAAGTACTTCGCCATCATCCCGGCGCTGTTCGTCGCCACCTACCCGGAACTCGGCGCACTCAACGTCATGGGGCTGGCGACGCCGGATTCGGCCATCCTGTCGGCGGTGATCTTCAACGCGCTCGTCATCGTCGCGCTGATCCCGCTGGCGCTCAAAGGGGTTGCCTACCGCCCGCTCGGCGCCGCCGCGCTGCTGCGCCGCAACCTGGCCGTCTATGGCCTGGGCGGCCTGGTCGTGCCCTTCGCCGGCATCAAGGCCATCGACCTGGTCCTGTCCGGCCTCCACCTGGTCTGA
- the kdpC gene encoding potassium-transporting ATPase subunit KdpC: MLKDIRPALVLFGAFTLITGALYPAAVTGVAQAAFPRQAGGSIVLRDGRAVGSALIGQTFAAPGYFWSRPSATAPVPHNAAAGSGSNQGPLHPALAEAVAARSAALKAADPGQTAPIPVDLVTASGSGLDPHISPAAAAWQAPRVARARGLPRGQVDALVARHTEGRQWGVLGEPRVNVLQLNLALDAVRKQAAPGG; this comes from the coding sequence ATGCTCAAGGACATCCGGCCCGCGCTCGTGCTGTTCGGCGCCTTCACCCTGATCACCGGTGCGCTCTACCCGGCCGCCGTCACCGGCGTCGCCCAGGCGGCCTTTCCGCGCCAGGCCGGGGGCAGCATCGTGCTGCGCGACGGCCGGGCCGTCGGCTCCGCGCTCATCGGCCAGACCTTCGCCGCGCCCGGCTACTTCTGGAGCCGCCCGTCGGCCACCGCGCCGGTGCCGCACAACGCCGCGGCGGGCAGCGGATCGAACCAGGGGCCGCTGCATCCTGCGCTGGCCGAGGCGGTCGCGGCGCGCAGCGCGGCGCTGAAGGCGGCGGACCCCGGACAGACCGCGCCCATCCCGGTCGATCTCGTCACCGCCTCGGGCAGCGGCCTCGACCCCCACATCAGCCCGGCCGCGGCGGCCTGGCAGGCGCCGCGCGTGGCGCGGGCGCGCGGCTTGCCGCGGGGGCAGGTCGACGCGCTCGTCGCCCGCCACACCGAAGGGCGCCAGTGGGGCGTGCTCGGCGAGCCGCGGGTGAACGTGCTGCAGCTCAACCTCGCGCTCGACGCGGTGCGAAAACAGGCCGCCCCCGGCGGATAA